CCTGAAACAGCAGGAGGACTTCAGGAAGGCAATGACGTAATATCAAAGATTAGGAGGAGGGGAGTTACGTACAGAGGCAAACATTTATTTGGGGGATTTTCTATGAGATGTTCCTATCTTATGCCTAAATGATCTAATCCAAATAATGTCAAGGATAGGCAGGTTTATTTATGTAGTGCCTTTATTGCACAAGGCAATCCAAGCTGCTTTACAGAACATAAAAGTAAAGATAAGAATGGAAATTTGTAGtagtttaggatttaattaaaataatgctTAATATATCAAACATATCAAAACATGTAGAACAGATTTAAGAgtcaaattttaatacaaaattgTCACACTTTAAAATGGGGAATTAGCTAATTGGTCAGATTCCTTGACCAGAAGCTGCAGTCCTTTAAAGGAATCAACAATACATCAGACCACAGTTTTTTAGGGAGTTTGcttcagagctgagaagagTAGACACTATGCTATGCTTAGTTCTGGTCCTGCAATCAGAGCCAGTGATTTAGAGAACATTAGCAGAATTTTAAAATCCATTCTTTGACAGAGAGCCAGTGGAATGATTTAAGATATGATCCATGTTCCTGTTGTTGACGAGGACGCTACAGAGACCAGAAAAGACAATCTTGCAGTAATGTAAACTCCTGAAAATAAAGACATGCACCAGCTTTTCTGTGTCCTGTTTCAACAGAAGTCTCTTTATTTTACTCTGTGAAAGTCTTTCAAATGCTCATTTAAATGGTTGTAGGAATTAATAATAACACCAGCTCATGAAGTGACTCGAAGATATGAAGCTGTGTGTTGTCAGCATACATACTGTATGGCAAGAGATGCTGGAGTACTATATGTTCTGCACTAGGGAGTTTATTTAGGGGCTCAATAAAAGAGGTCAAACACTAACCCTTTAAGGAGCCACACAATTCATTTCTTCACCCAGATTTATAATTTCCACATGACACAAAGTGTTCCTTGTTTGCCAGATAAGATCCGAACCAGCTTAGCACAGTACCCAACAATCCCACTCATTCTTCTGGTCTGTTAAGATTAACTGTTTTAAATGCAGCACTTAGATTAAGTAACACCAAGGCAGAAGGTCTAGATCCATCACTTTCAAGATGTATGTCAATGCAGTCCTATGTGGTGTAGAGTAATCTACAGCCTGaccagaaaataacaaaaataatttcacttctCAAACTACTCCTTATCAAGCTTATCAGTTTCTCAAGCTACCTTATTTCATAAAACTGTTTACTTTTCCACTAAATGGTGAGAAGAATGCATTATTGTAACATTAACATGGACAAAACGGGACACATTTGTTACCCTTTATGTGCTTCAACCCCATAATGCAAAGCATTGTTGGTGGTTAATGTCTGTGCATCATTTACGATGCGAAGAAAATCTGTAATAAATCAGGTGATGCTTTTTGTAAAAGTCAGAATATGTGACTCTGACTTTAATATGGTATTTTAAGGAGACTTTTAAAGTTGCACATTAGTCAAatcaaagtttgtttaaatatcCCATGAGAGAATGAAACTACAGCATATCACATCTATAGAACAGAACATAAGCATCAAAACTCACGCCAACATaccaaaaaacttttaaagctgCCACTGAAGAAAATCAGATGTGACATTTCTTGTATTATTCACCTGTTTTTTATCAAATGATTATATTTCTGTGCTGTCTTTGGACTAACCTGTGGTTGGTGGTGCTAGCCTTTGGAGCCAGTGGATCCCTGCCTGTGGCCTCCTGCAGGCACAGGGAACAGTGTGTGAACACGCAGTTTGTTCTCTGCAGAGGCTCTCAGGCTTCTGTATGTTCTCACAGCTCAGAGGAAATCTCACAACAACTCAGACAAAGTAGAGGTGCTGACCACTCCCAGCTGAGCACAGGAATCCCCTGGGTCCTATCCTCCTCGGCTACAAACAACAGCCCTGCTCTCGGTTTGTCTGCGCTGTCTGTGAGTTCTCCTTTGATTCAATAAcgcaaaaaggaaacaaagcactCGGCTAGGAATTTTTTCTACAAGTTGCTGTGAagtagaaaagagaaaatgccAAATAACGTGATCAAAaggatttattttggttttgttttattctgaaaggtCTTCATTTGCTGTGGACTAGTGGCAAGCAAGTGAATCAGAAAGCAAATCAGTCTGAGTGCAGTTCAGGCAGGCAGTTCTCAGGCAGTCATCCagatcagagagaaaaagaatGTTCATATTCACAGTTTGCAAGCAAAGGGTCCACACAGCTTTCATTGAGGACGTGGGGAGGGAAGGTGTGCTGGGATTTTTGCTAAATCACAGAGAAGCAGGGTGGGGGAGTGGTTCGTAGCAAAGATATTCAGTAGGGGGGCTCAGTACCTCACCCCGGCCTCGACGCTGCTTCTTCTGAGAAAGTGTCCTCTCCAGACCCTGAATCTCCGAGTCCAGCTCAGCTTCGAACTGGCTCAGCTCAGACTGCAGACTGGCCTGAGCCCCAGCAATTATAGTGTTGGAATGCAAGAATAAAATACTACCTCAGAGTCTGATATTTGTAGCTTGTAATTTCCTCTCTAAGctcaaaaaaaaagtgaaatatttttagcatAAATTAGTAAAGGCTACATGTAGTTTATGTTGTAGATGCTCACCTCAATGGAAAGGGATGCTGGTTTCTCAGGCTGTCTCTTCTGGGACAAATGAACCTAGAGAGGGTATAAAACCACACTGCAGTTGATTTTTGGCCTCATGTTGGAGTTGAACTTGCTCATAATAACCTACCACAATATGGTGTACCATAAGTACTTTTTACGGGAATTTAACCCTAAATAACAGCTatgtaaaattcaaattaaactaGAATAAATTATCCTTAAGGCATAAACCGTATAAAGCTGTATTTAATCTAAAATTAGCattaaaatgttacagaaagaaaattacatcCTATCATTATGCATCATGGCATGATTGTGATGATCATTTGGAGTGTCTTTTGGGacaagtttttaaatttatcatgCATTTTATACCTGCCTGCATATCACTATTTTTGGTAGAATTGGcagagtttatttaaattggttgttCCTTAATTAGTTTTTAAGCAAAGTCCACAATTTTTTGGTGGGATTTAGGTTAGAATCATCCTGTAAGTTTAAGATACTCTTTCTGAAACCAGTTTTGATGTATTTGTAGATTATTGTCCTGTCGGGCTTCACAGCTCAGGATTTAACCATAATAACTAAGCTGTTATTTAgcttattatttttcctttgaacTATTATTTAGCTCACAGGAAATCTCTTATGATCTTCAGAAACACCCCGAAAGCTATTCTATTATGAAAGCTACTAAAAATCGGTGTGTATGATCAAAAGCAGGGTCCATGCAAGGGAAATTCAACCAAGTAAAATATACTCCACCATTAGAGATAATAGGAGCAGTTAAATATCCTACCAGAGTTGGAAAACTATTATCTTCAGCTAGGAAACACAGCTTACATACATAATGAAAAACCCCAAAAGCATCTATCCCAACTGCGAGTGCgtgtgaacttttaaaatgtcagagtatttaaagtaaaatatacttTACAGAAGCTGAGTGTATGTCTTACTACCCTGGTCCTTTCTGTAAACTTTGGTTAGTAAAACGCTGCTTTATCTGATTTGGCACAAATTTGTGGACATctaataaattcaataaatcatcaaaatcattttaaccCAATAATAAAAAGGTCAAATTCCAAAACGCAGACATCAAAGTAACATATTTAGAACTTCCCAGAGCATATGTTGGACTCCAAATTACAAACCAacacattttgttacttttactaGCTGAACAATATTCCTTTTAGCTGGTTCTGTCAAACATGTCTATAAAAGGCACTGAAACCCAGAACCGCAAACCACTTGTcccatttttttgtaaaaccttGGCTGAATTCTTCTCTCTGGATGCCAGACATATTGTAGTCATCCCGTCTACAATGTCGCATGGAAGCAGCACAGCACCTGATATGGTCCATGAGCTGCTTTTCTAAGCACCATCCAGGGGATACAATATTGTTCATacagacaaaatgaaataagtCCCCATGCTGCGAGCCATTATGCACTAGAAGAGGTTAACACCATAATACAGATCACAAGACCCATCAGCTCCCACAGGGGAGTggaaacaaagatttattttcttcacaagACCTAACTTACAATGTGCTCACCAGATCTGGAGcagtgtttcagtgttaaaaaaacacaacaactttGAAGCGCCACACCTCCGCAGGGAGAGAGGGTTTAAACCCAAACAATAAAAGAGATGGTGCAGAATAAACAGCACTAAATCACAGCAATCTGACACTATGAGATTAGTAGATTAAAacgtttaaaaaatgtttacaagacTCCACTCTGCAGAAAATCTGATAACTACTACAGATCATGCCTTTTCTTGCCtgaagttatctttaaaatctGTTGAACTCACTAACTAAAATAACTGAGCTCATCTTGTAGGACTGAACACTGGAAAAGGGGAGTATTTACTGGCTGCCTTGCATGAGAAGATGTAATCTGAGGAGTTAGACAATAATCCTTCAAGAAAAGGTGACCAATCTGCTTATGAGCTCCTCACTGGGAAAACGCCAAACAATTACAGCTATAGAGCCAACAACAGCTCTAGATCCATTTAAAGGCTGAAGAATTAGACGTGGGCTTTGAGTTGGAATCAGAGTTGGAATCGGAgtctatatttaaaatgtgacagCATGGGGGGTCCATACCTGGCTGTTACTCACTGAAGCGGAGCTCCTGTCAGGCTCAAAGTCAAATATGCTCTTGGGTTGAGGTTGTTGCTTTCCAGGGTCAGACAGCTTATCTACATCTTCGCTCCTAAAACGTAACACCccgacacaaacacaaacacaaacacaaacacacaacaactTAAACATGGCGTCATTGTAGGTGCCTGTGACAACAAATCCAAACTCGCCTCTGCAGCACGTTTTCTCTGAAAAGGAACTGGCACAATGTTTTGGGTTGGTAATCAGAAGCAGTCAGCTGCAGTCTGtatgatgtaaaaataactcATCACTGATGAGTTATGTGCTTGGGTTCTAGGTgctgaaaaatgtcaacacatGAACTTTAGCACAAGCATCAATTTAATTCCAACAGGCCTGACTGACTAACAGTGTAATATTTCTTGCTTTGGATGaggaaattaattttttctacaatttcttttatttgtagaTCTTTCACTTTTCCTTCTGTTGGTCACAATACATTCTGACTCAGTCACCTGTGTACCTCCACATTACACTTGCACTTGGCTCAGCATAGTGCAATATCCTCACTTTACGGCATATGCAATACAAGTAAATTGATTTCAGAGCTCAACATAGCTTTCGTACATCATGACCGAAGGTGAGGTGATAGACACACCTTCTTTCTGGGTAAGACCATAAAGTAAAACTGGAGGAAATTTAAAGTATAAACAGAACTTTAACTAGAGCTAAGTAATGTGGTCTGAACCACAATATCACTCCACTTTATCAGGTTGCATGATGCATACAGCAACATTTCAAATTTGTGGCTTATCTCTAAAGATGTTTCACAGATTTGTAGCTGGGAGAAGTAAGTCAGGCTCTATCCCTTCTTTCAACAGGAGGAGAAAGACAACAAATTTAGCAGTTTTCTTAACCATTTCATTTTCAATACAAAGCTCCAGTTTGgctgcactgaaaaaacaaaacacttgcagAATTATGTGCAAGTGTTTGCATTGTGCTTATACATCATAAGGTACACGCTGTAACTTATGATCTAAGATAGCTATGACTTCTTTTGACCAAAAATCATATTACACAGGTGCTGAACAAAAATAGcgcaaaatgcaacaaaattatCAGAAAAACATGCATAGAGCCGAGCATCAAATCGTCACATCAGCATCCAGCAGTGACCGATGACTGGAgattaagaaaaacatcttcCTTCTGCAGCCATGAAAGAGCAACATGTATAAGATCTATATAAAGTGTTTAATTAGATCGAATTAGATCTAAAATCTGTACATCAAAATGACACTATATGTTACAGGATGAaagaattaatttaaattttaagtaaaattctgtgtttccaaaaatataaaactcacTGCACAATAGGTGAGTTTTACCTATTctcatttgtttgatttgacTGCAGGGCACTGGCTTCAATTTTCCAACCACAgtgaaaactaaacatttaagttGTAATGAAAATGCATAAAGGCATGACGTGAGTGACAGCCTATCtcagattgttatttttttagccCGTCTTCTTGAATgcagaataattaaaaactgtccagcaaactggaaaaaatcACATCAGATCCAATAAACTCACCAATCGGGCAGGGATCCGTAAGGCGTCAGTCTAAAGAGATTCTTGTCTTCTTCTATgatttttcctctctctgcagATGACTGGAGCCCTGCGGATTAGTGAATCATGAAGGAAGAGTCCaaagaaaaaatgcaatgaTAATAAGCAGTATGTTGGGTCCACTCACGTTCTGGTGACCACCGCTCTGAGTCCTCTAGTTCTGGTTGAAGTAAACAAAGAGACTCATTTGAAACTTTTCACAACTGTAAAACGCGGCAGTAAAAGTCAGATATGATTTTTAGCACATCCACAGGATAAGTaaagcaaaaaatgtcaaactggaAATTCTCTCTATTTGCACAATCTTGAATGACTTCTTTGCAGTACACTGGGTATTAATCATTTTCATAAGCGTGCTAGCACTaatgtgttaaattaaaacagatagAACTGGTTAGAGGTACTTTGTTCAGTACTTCTTATAAATTCACCTGTTAAAAGTTGTCGACAATTTTTGAGTGGGGTAAATTATACCAATACTTCTTTTAACTGGAACGTATTTATAGTGTTTCATATTGCACTatgatttgttttaatctttagTCACTAATAAAATCCTGATTTAGTTGCCAGAAAGGTGAGAGTCGGCTGCATTTTGTCTCAAGGCACCAGTTCATAAGATAAGACAAACATCCAAAAAATCTCTTTAAGACAACAACACCCAAATTCCTGCTAAAATAGCagtgaaaaaaattgtttttcacgGCACATGAAAGAGAAGAATGATTAAGGCTTAGGAGGGGCTGGGAAAAGAACCTGGATTACTGTCAGACCTCGTGAACAGAAATGCCAGAAGACGTTTatgctctttttttgtgtgtcagtAATAAATTGTTTGAGCGATGATCTCATTAGAGGCTGACATATTGACACGGTGGGATTTATTCCACATTtgcatttgttaaataaaagtcGAGTAAGAGTTTCTCACCCTCAGGCTTCTTGTGAATCTGTCTGAACATGCTCCTGTACCAGTCTCTGGGCTTGTTCACGCTCTGGTGCATGGGGGGAGGAGAACAGACAAGAGAAATCAACCTGACCATGTTGTTGGATCGCACTGGTTTTAGAAGTTCtggttatttgtattttacCGATCTCGACGCAATGGGCATCCCGGTCTCATCCACTGGACCGATTCCTGAGAACTTAATAAGCTTCCCCTCGTTATTTGGTACCCAGCTCTGCGGCAAAGTGGAAGAGCCCTGGACTCCATTGGACAGTTCACCTGATACAGACAGCcatgaaaaaaatcactttatttttctgatttattactGAGTGACAGGGTCCAACGAAAACatacaaaatcagattttaaaggtTCAGTTGATTGTTCTGATTGGGAAATCGGAACTTCACTGTTCTGATTACAACTGGAAAGTAAAAATGCTTTCCAGTTGtagaaattttaaacttttaaaatttgaaatgttataAATTTACCTTGCGACTGTGAAGGTCCATAGTACGATCCATAACTCGGAGTCACTGGACCTCCTCCATTAAGCTCTGGCTCcttgaataaacagaaatatctAAATAAGGCCTGCAGTTCATATAGACAGTAGATTTCTGGTTGTAAATGGTGTCAATAACTGTGCCACAGGTGACTTTgttaaaaagatatttattgatttgaaatTGTTCTccaaattgaattgaattcaaattaatggttgaatgaaaaataaatgaaacatggagatgttttaagtcttttttataCACAGTCAGTAAATCTGACCTCTCACATGCATGCCTGTGTGTACAAAGCATGTAGTGCAGTCTTTGTCCACAGGGAGGAGCACTTGTTTACTATTATCACAGCCATCACACTAATACAGCCTGCAGGGCTTGGTATACCTTCACAGCGCCAGATGTCAGTCCTGTGGAGCGAAACGGACTCAGCGGAGGAGAAGGGAGTCCAGGGGAGATGACCACCACATGCTCTGGAGAAGTCAGGATGTGCTGGCTTGAAGAAATGTCAAGCTTCCCAGAAAGATAACTCTGGGAGCCATTTGGATGGCCCGCTACTTCCGCACTTTGCTGCACACAgaggaaattataaaaatatggATGAACCAAAACAATGCGTGAACTCTGCTTTATCGTGTCTTCCTGTGGACCCTGGATAAATAATGCTCTGTGGAAAGGTCATGTGAACTTGTTAGCAGTCCTGCTATTCTCCAGGGAACAACTGTCCTCTCCGAGGGAAGCCTGTGATGAAAAGATCCTCCAATTTATTTAAAGCACAAGCAGTGGGAAGTGGTGTTTCaccattttcatcatttttctcACAAGAGCTGCAGAAAGGCTTCATCGAAGAATTAAAGTTGATGAGAAGGACTAAACGAGCATTGGAGTGTTTAATGAGCTCATTAAGCATTCACAAGTCAGAGGGTGGAGCAAGACATCAGGATGAGGATAAAAATGTCAACTGAGAAGTCCAGTGGTCTCCTTGGTGATTCTTGTCCTTCTCAGCCACCTCATGATTGAGAGTTTAAGCCCACCATTGAaacactttgtgtttgaatCAAGTGCTTTGGTCTTTTCTGTGTGGTTGTCAGGGGACATGGGGAAATACCTGTCTCTTAGTAACAGCAAACCAAAGATATGTTGTTGTGACGCAGACAGTACTGACTTGATCAATAGCAGGACTGTTTGTCACTTTTACTACTACACGATTTAATACTAACTTGCTTTTTCTAGTTTCCATATGTCTCAAATGTTTGTCACAGTGAATAATGCTACCAGGGGTTTCCTTATCTGGTcacaccattaaaaaaaaataatttctgtcagTTCCTGATACCTGCAGTTAGTCTGCTGTCTGTGATTTTATGCTAGCTGCActctattaattattttatataatacaaTTAGGACCTGTTTGTGTGTACAGCTTGTAGTGACAAAGAGACTGTATTGGCTCCTGCAGCTTCATGCTTGTCTGAGTCATGTGACCTGCCCTGCACGCTGCACTGTGCTGCACAGAGAGATGTTGAAACGCCAGTCATtaactttttcaaatcaaagtGCTCAGTTTCTGAAGCAGGAGAGCAACATTTTGTCCACAAACTATTAACTGTAACTGCTGTAAAATATGTTGCAACCCAAATTATCAACAGGTCACATATACACAGCGCAAACATGCTAAAATTAGCCTAACATTTTAGTTAACTGGTCCACATAAAAACATGGTCAACTGGAGAAGGGTAAGAGTTTATTGAAGGCTGTAGCTGCATGCAGATTCACATATATctttataaacaaataataaagctATGTCATTCTGCACAGTAACTGTCTTAACCAAGTTAAGCCATATTGCAGCATTTTATTGAAGCCATCCTTGTGGAAACTCTGATTGGGGAAAATCAGCTGatgccaacaaaaaaaaaaagaacagatcCTGCAGAGTCCTTAATGATGTTGGTGAGTGAGACACAATAACAATGCTCAGTGgtggttttttaaaattggcCATAAATGCATTTGGTGAAGGTTTCATTAGAAACAGAGTTGCATGAGtgccagtttaaaaaaaaccacccACAATTTATTTGTCACTTGTGGCCAAAGCAAATCTTCTATTGGTTTTATGTCTGAGCTGAACTGGTAATCCTTTGATTACTGCTGAGAATAGCATTATGCACTTTGTTCATTCCCAAAATCTCAGataatttataatattttaattggtTGAGGTGGATAGCAGAAGAAGGGCACCATACATGGGAGGGCCACAAGTTACAATACTATTGTGGACTATGTAGTAAATGTAGTGTGTTATTTTACTCCAGTTCATAGTTTCTACTCTTCTGAGCATTGATTTGAATGTAGGATTACACTGgaacatggaagaaaaaaaacacattcccACTGATAAATAATTCTGACTGCTAACTGAGGCAGAGGATTCTGATCAGGACATTTAATAAAGGAAATGCTTTACCTGAGTCTGCATATGATCAGTTATGGTTCCTCTGTGGCAGAGATCAATATTTTGCTCTCAGCATGAAGGATCTGCAAAGACACATAGTGAATATATCAGGTTTGTTTGTGGATTTGATTCCATATGAAACACATCCCacagtttatattcatttactTATGTTTAGTTCAtttcttgtgtgtgtgagtgtgtctgtgAATATTACTCTTTTTTAGAGCAAGTCATATATTTGCCTTCTGCAAATATTACTAAGCTGGAGTGAAGAAATGCATTCAAATCCCAAGTCTTATTTATTGTAAACTCTTTAAGAAACTTCAGAAATTCCAGCTCAAAGCACTGAACAAAACATAATCTTATCAAAATAATGTGAAACCATTTAACAAAGTTTGcaaaggaaaacaacatttgtGCTGTCAGCTGAAACTTAAATACTTTGCATAAGCTATAAACTGAATGACAGAGATTTGCTCACTGTCTTTTATTCAAACTATCTAATTCATATTAATAGATGCCTCTCTAAACGCTTTAAGACTTTGTCTtatctatttttattcatatgtgTTTTTAAACCCAAGTAGTTAATATTCATGAGTGATTCCTGCAGGCCTCTCTGtcataaatgtgcttttttctCCCAGACGGATTCGACAACTGTTCCATTATCCCATCCAAGACGTTTCCCAGTGAGGGAAAGTCAACGTCACCCACATTTCCCTGCAAACCCATCCAAAACAATGAGAGTGACTCACATGCCCCCATCATTTTTCCCAGTAATACAATTCTGTAATGACCCTGATTTTTGGATTGGATGACGGAGAAGAACAACTACTGAAAGTTATACATCAGTTATACCTGCTGTTTCAACATCAAAGACATTGTGGATGGCGAGGAGGGTGCGGGGAGCTCTTTCCCACTCTGAATGAGGCGGGAGTCTGTAGAAACTAAATAGTCCATAATGACTTTGCAGGGACGAAAAAAAACCACAGCTTCTACACTGCTTCAAATCCCTAAAGCCCTACTGAAGAGCGGCAAAGTTTTTGCATTCTTATGTTGCCATCAAAACTGTGTTCCCATAGGAACGCTAACTGAGATGAATAAAGTTGGAGAGTTAGTATAAGGTTTAGACTCTGTTCTCCACTGAAAGCTACTGCTTTGCAGCTTGACGTTGAAGTCTGGACTAAGTGTTGGCCAGACTCCTACAGCCTGGAAGCTGCCTGACACAGTTTGCACTAATGTGTTTTCCATGTGGCATTTGCAGCTGACTATCAGAGTCCATAATCACTGTTGTCAAGAGAAGAGCATGAAGACTAGAAACTCTCAGTCTCGCTGTTCAGCTCACTCAATGACTGAATCTATGTTCCAGTTGACTGACAACAGCGTCGCTCATTTGGATCGTCATCTTCCAATGAATTGCGTTACataacaggaagaaaaca
The genomic region above belongs to Xiphophorus maculatus strain JP 163 A chromosome 12, X_maculatus-5.0-male, whole genome shotgun sequence and contains:
- the LOC102218622 gene encoding vinexin-like isoform X5, with product MQTQQSAEVAGHPNGSQSYLSGKLDISSSQHILTSPEHVVVISPGLPSPPLSPFRSTGLTSGAVKEPELNGGGPVTPSYGSYYGPSQSQGELSNGVQGSSTLPQSWVPNNEGKLIKFSGIGPVDETGMPIASRSSVNKPRDWYRSMFRQIHKKPEELEDSERWSPERLQSSAERGKIIEEDKNLFRLTPYGSLPDWSEDVDKLSDPGKQQPQPKSIFDFEPDRSSASVSNSQVHLSQKRQPEKPASLSIEASLQSELSQFEAELDSEIQGLERTLSQKKQRRGRGEEATGRDPLAPKASTTNHSNLLASKQPIQRSGFLPSASVPAHVGRLSSANESMEPSSKKEEKKMKAARVKFDFQAQSPRELTLQKGDIVYIHRQVDANWLEGEHHGRAGIFPTSYVEVLPPTEKPTPIKSPTLQVLEYGEALALYNFNADLPVELSFRKGEVICITRQVDDKWLEGRISGTNRSGIFPASYVQGAIPSPYTPLNAHVNSQSNPCSIEGQRQPYKAVYNYKPQNADELELREGDIVQVMEKCDDGWFVGTSERTHTFGTFPGNYVTPV